The DNA sequence TTGCTAAAGTTTGTGGAGGTAGCTCCAACCACAATAAAAGAGGCAATTTATGCAGTATCGTTAAATATGAAAGATTTTGAGGATGCGTTACAAGTTTCTGCTGCAAAAGTATGTGGTGCAGATTTTATTGTAACTCGAAACGTTAAACATTACAAAGGTGGTCATGTTCTTGTTCGAACGCCGAAAGAATTTTTACGAAGACTGCGGGTTCAATAAATACCAACTGTGCAAAACAAAAGCAATTAAACCACTTGCATTTTTAAGTTATTTTTCTTATAATTATGCGCTTTATTTTTAGGAATTTCAGATTCAGAAAAAACAGGACGGAGATTTAAATGGCAAAAAGATGTGATATTTGTGGAAAAGGACCTATGGTCGGTAACAACGTGAGTCACGCTCACAATACGACCAAACGTCGTTGGCTGCCCAACTTGAAAAAGATTCGGGCTAAAATAGATGGACAGGTTAAAAGAATTCGCGTCTGCACCCAATGTATTAAAAGCGGGCGGGTAGTAAAAGCAATTTGATTACTTCATTCCTTTAGAAGAAATTAATAGCGTCGTAAAATAATTCGACGCTATTTTTGTTTAAACACAATTTTGAGAACTTTGAATTTTCTGCTTCCCTTGAATAAAAAAGATTTCTTCGTGTAGCATCATCATCGAAACCTTGTTACTTTTTTTACGTTAATGCGATTTAGAGTGCTTCCCATGTTTTCACAATTGAAAAAAAATAAAAATAGTTGAGAAATAAATATGGCTGATAAAAAAAAGACCGAAGTTAAGATTGCGAAAAAGACTGACGCCGAAACAGAACCTGGAAAAAGAATTTATCGATCACAAAGTGATAAGATGATCGGCGGTGTCTGCGGCGGGTTGGCCGAATATATAAATATCGATACATTGATCGTCCGTATTATTTGGGCCGTTGCTTTTTTTGTGGGTGGCATCGGATTTTTGGCTTATATAGCATGCTGGATCATCATTCCTGAAAACCCCTCAGAAACAAAAGCCGCCGAAAAGTCTGGGGGCAAGTCGAATAATTCTACTTTACTTTGGGGCTTTGTTCTGATTTTTATCGGCGCATGCTTTTTGCTGAGGGAGTTTAATTGGTTTGATTTTTACCCATTCCATTGGTCCTGGCACTGGCCGGGCCGGTGGCTTTGGAGCTTTCGATTTGATCTGCTTTTACCAATTGCCCTTATATTAATTGGCGTGCTTTACCTTTTCAAGATGAGTAAAAGTGATAAACAAACAAGTGAAGTTAAAAACAAGCAAACATCCGGAGGTAAAACCATGGCAAATAAATTGCTGCGTTCAGTAAAAGACAAAATGATTGGCGGCGTTTGCGGAGGCCTGGCAGAACATTTTAATATCGACCCTTCCCTGGTAAGAGTC is a window from the candidate division KSB1 bacterium genome containing:
- a CDS encoding PIN domain-containing protein produces the protein MNLLLDTDILIDVALDRMPFAAESSAVLDMAQQRSFHAFIAWHSLSNFYYIVDPESHNLDSRDFIRDLLKFVEVAPTTIKEAIYAVSLNMKDFEDALQVSAAKVCGADFIVTRNVKHYKGGHVLVRTPKEFLRRLRVQ
- a CDS encoding 50S ribosomal protein L28, which codes for MAKRCDICGKGPMVGNNVSHAHNTTKRRWLPNLKKIRAKIDGQVKRIRVCTQCIKSGRVVKAI